Part of the Luteibacter yeojuensis genome is shown below.
GGGTCAGTTCGAAACCCGGGTCGAGGATGTGGGCGTCGCGGGCGATCGGGGAAGCGGACATGGAATCTCCGGGTAATACGTGTAGGAGCCGCTATAGCGGCGAGGGGAATCCGCCTCGCCGCTTCGCCGCTCCATGGGTTTCTCGCCGCTATGGCGGCTCCTGCAGGGAGTGGAGCTACTGGCAGGCTTCGCAGTATTCGGGGTTTTCCAGCGAGCAGAAGACGGCGGCTTCCGCCTGCTCCTGCGCATCGGCGACGACCGGTGCCGGCGCGACGGCAGCCGCGCTGACCGTCGTCTTGGCGATGCGCGTGGCAGGCCGCGAGCGCAGGTAGTACGTCGTCTTGATCCCGGCCTTCCATGCGTACATGTACATGGAGGAAAGCTGGCCGATGTTCGGATTCTCCATGAACAGGTTCAGCGACTGGCTTTGGTCGATGTATGCGCCGCGCGCGGCGGCCAGGTCGATCAGCGCCTTCTGCGGCAATTCCCAGGTGGTGCGGTACACGGCGCGCAGCTCGCCGGGAATCGCGGCGATACCCTGCACCGACCCCTCGGCCAGCTTGATCTGGTCGCGGATCTCCGCGGTCCACAGGCCCAGCGTCTTCAGTTCTTCCACGAGGTAGCGATTCACCACGAGGAAGTCGCCCGAGAGCGTCTCGCGCTTGAACAGGTTGGACACCTGCGGCTCGATGCACTCGTAGCAACCGGCGATGGACGCGATGGTCGCCGTGGGGGCGATGGCGATCAGCAGCGAGTTGCGCAGGCCGTTCGCCTTGATCTTGGCGCGCAGTTCGGCCCAGCGCGTGTCCTTGCCGGAAGGCGACGACGCCGGCCAGTAGTCGAACTGCAGCTCGCCGTTCGCGGCGCGGCTTTCCTCGAAGCCCGGATGCGCGCCCTCGTTCTCCGCGATCTCGTTGGACATCGACAGCGCGTGGAAGTAGATCTCCTCGGCGATGCGGGTGGAAAGCGCGCGCGCCTCTTCCGAGTCGAACGGCAGGCGCAGCTTGAAGAAGACGTCCTGCAGGCCCATCACGCCGAGGCCGACCGGGCGCCATTTCATGTTCGCCGTCTTCGCCGTGGCGATCGGGTAGAAGTTGAGGTCGATCACGCGGTTGAGCTGGCGCACCGCGGTGCGGACCGTCGTGGCGAGCTTGTCGTAGTCGAACCGTCCGTCCGTCACGTGGCGGGCGAGGTTGATCGAGCCGAGGTTGCACACCGCGGTCTCGTTCTCGTTCGTCACCTCGAGGATCTCGGTGCACAGGTTCGAAAGGTGGATCACGTTCTGCGGCAGCGCCGTCTGGTTGCTGGTGGCATTGGAACGGTCCTTGAAGGTCATCCAGCCGTTGCCGGTCTGCGCCAGCGAGCGGAGCATGCGCGCATAGAGCTCCCGGGCCTTGACCGTCTTCGCGGCCAGGCCGTCCGCCTCGGCCTTTTCGTAGGCGGCATCGAAGGCGGCGCCCCATGTGTCGACGAAGTGCGGCACGATCTTCGGGTCGAACAGCGACCAGTCGCCGTCGGCTTCCACTCGGCGCATGAACAGGTCCGGCACCCAGTTCGCGAGGTTGAGGTTGTGCGTGCGGCGCGCGTCGTCGCCGGTGTTCTCGCGCAGCTCGAGGAATTCCTCGATGTCGGCGTGCCACGATTCCAGGTAGACGCAGGCCGCGCCCTTGCGCTTGCCGCCCTGGTTCACCGCGGCC
Proteins encoded:
- a CDS encoding ribonucleoside-diphosphate reductase subunit alpha is translated as MTTMDSAARERTETADAAVTPTATAEKAPAAGYRHDAPPAFVLTPPHNPGQMRVTKRNGGQEAVDVNKIVRAVTRTADGLYAVDPMRVALKTIGGLYDGATTQELDQLSIRTAAALTAEEPEYGQLAARLLAAFVDKEVSGQDIHSFSQSIASGFELGILNERLRDFVQANARKLNDAVDTGASRRFEYFGLRTVYDRYLLRHPTRRFVIETPQYFFMRIACALGGNDVAETLELYRMLSSLEYLASSPTLFNAGTAHEQLSSCFLLDSPQDALESIYAKYGDVAQLSKFAGGIGLAYSRIRSRGSLIKGTNGHSNGLVPWLKTLDASVAAVNQGGKRKGAACVYLESWHADIEEFLELRENTGDDARRTHNLNLANWVPDLFMRRVEADGDWSLFDPKIVPHFVDTWGAAFDAAYEKAEADGLAAKTVKARELYARMLRSLAQTGNGWMTFKDRSNATSNQTALPQNVIHLSNLCTEILEVTNENETAVCNLGSINLARHVTDGRFDYDKLATTVRTAVRQLNRVIDLNFYPIATAKTANMKWRPVGLGVMGLQDVFFKLRLPFDSEEARALSTRIAEEIYFHALSMSNEIAENEGAHPGFEESRAANGELQFDYWPASSPSGKDTRWAELRAKIKANGLRNSLLIAIAPTATIASIAGCYECIEPQVSNLFKRETLSGDFLVVNRYLVEELKTLGLWTAEIRDQIKLAEGSVQGIAAIPGELRAVYRTTWELPQKALIDLAAARGAYIDQSQSLNLFMENPNIGQLSSMYMYAWKAGIKTTYYLRSRPATRIAKTTVSAAAVAPAPVVADAQEQAEAAVFCSLENPEYCEACQ